GATCCCAATGTTGGCACTAACATATGCAGCGGAGGCAGCAGTCCACCACCTCCGGAGGGCAACTGCCAACCCTCCGGCACCCTGACATGTGGAGACAATTCGTACCCTACATACACTTGCTCACCTCCAGAGTCATCCTCAACAGATGCACAGTTAACTTTCAATAATTTCAGTAAAGGAGGCGACGGGGGAGACGCATCGGAGTGTGATAATAGCTACCATGATGATACCGAGCTTGTGGTGGCGCTTTCGACAGGATGGTTCGCTGGGCGCTCAAAGTGTGGGAGTATGATCAGAATTTCTGGTAATGGAAGGAGTGTGACCGCCAAGGTCGTAGATGAGTGTGATTCCATGCATGGATGTGATAGCGAGCATGCGTATCAGCGACCATGTGAGAATAATGTTGTTGATGGTTCTAAAGCTGTGTGGGAAGCTTTGGGTCTGGATACAGATGTAGGAGTTGTGCCCGTTACATGGTCTATGGCCTAGGCGACGAACGAGCGATGATCATGATGTTGGTGGTAGTAAGAACCAGAGGTTTTTTGGGACAATTCACGTACTTGGTTCCAAGGCTTCAGGTAATAATTAATGGAGTGATAAATTAACTAGTCGAGGAAGTAGCTAGCTGGTACTCATATGAAGGAGTTCCAGTCTACGTACGAGTATGTAATAGTAACGTAATCAGTAATTAAAATCGAGGGATTATTAATTAGTTGTATTCAAATTATTGTATACACCCAACCTTTGATCAAGTTCCTCTTTGGTGAGGAGTTTATTTGTTCTCtcctcaaattaaaatttaattaaaaagttgcCTCTCACACTTAATTATATCTTAGATATAGATataatctcttcaaaaaatcaataaataaactattaataatatttatctgtcagcaattttttttaatagtaatataaaaatgtatcttcaaattaaattaattttataatttttaccatCTTAGCTGAGATTTTAAAGTCAAAAAGTGTATCTGAT
The genomic region above belongs to Populus alba chromosome 12, ASM523922v2, whole genome shotgun sequence and contains:
- the LOC118044623 gene encoding kiwellin — protein: MRKSLLVYLSLLSSILYFTFPSNAISSCNGPCQTSDDCDGQLICINGKCNDDPNVGTNICSGGSSPPPPEGNCQPSGTLTCGDNSYPTYTCSPPESSSTDAQLTFNNFSKGGDGGDASECDNSYHDDTELVVALSTGWFAGRSKCGSMIRISGNGRSVTAKVVDECDSMHGCDSEHAYQRPCENNVVDGSKAVWEALGLDTDVGVVPVTWSMA